The Miscanthus floridulus cultivar M001 chromosome 7, ASM1932011v1, whole genome shotgun sequence genome includes a region encoding these proteins:
- the LOC136464108 gene encoding 3-isopropylmalate dehydratase small subunit 1-like: MAAAPSATAVSTAALVVPIQAPTSAFLRRTQLTRHRLHSLKCRRAGPIVPAAAAAAAGSSSPSSAVFHGECFVVGDNIDTDQIIPAEHLTLVPSKPDEYRKLGSFAFAGLPSAAYPTPFLAPGEESSRYAVIVGGANFGCGSSREHAPVALGAAGARAVVAEGYARIFFRNSVATGEVYPLELTEAGACKECKTGDVVTVDLGNSVFINHTSGKEYKLKPIGDAGPVIEAGGIFAYARKTGMIASKAAA; the protein is encoded by the coding sequence ATGGCGGCGGCTCCGTCGGCGACGGCGGTGTCCACGGCGGCGCTTGTAGTCCCCATCCAAGCTCCAACCAGTGCGTTTCTCCGGCGCACCCAGCTCACCCGTCACCGCCTCCACTCGCTAAAATGCCGCCGCGCTGGGCCCATCGTCCCTGcggccgccgctgccgcggcGGGCAGCAGCTCCCCGTCGTCTGCCGTTTTCCACGGCGAGTGCTTTGTGGTGGGCGATAACATCGACACCGACCAGATCATCCCCGCCGAGCACCTCACCCTGGTGCCCTCCAAGCCCGACGAGTACCGCAAGCTCGGCTCCTTCGCCTTCGCGGGCCTCCCTTCCGCGGCCTACCCGACGCCGTTCCTCGCCCCGGGTGAGGAATCCTCGCGCTACGCCGTCATCGTCGGTGGGGCCAACTTCGGGTGCGGCTCCTCACGCGAGCACGCGCCCGTCGCGCTCGGGGCCGCCGGCGCACGCGCCGTCGTCGCGGAGGGCTACGCGCGCATCTTCTTCCGCAACTCCGTGGCCACTGGAGAGGTGTACCCTTTGGAGCTCACGGAGGCTGGGGCCTGTAAGGAGTGCAAGACAGGGGATGTGGTCACCGTGGACCTTGGTAACTCCGTTTTTATTAACCACACCTCTGGCAAGGAGTACAAGCTGAAACCAATTGGTGATGCTGGTCCGGTAATTGAGGCGGGAGGGATCTTTGCCTATGCCCGGAAGACAGGAATGATTGCGTCGAAAGCTGCTGCATGA